CGGCGAACTCGTCGAGTTCGACGATACCAACAAGATCTTCGAGAACCCCGAGAGCGATCGCGTCGAGGACTACATCACCGGTAAGTTCGGATAGTCCCTTCGTCGCCGTCCCGGCGGCCGGACTTCCCGCCTCGGCCTCGACGCCGGTTTCGTCCCGTTCGAGCGACGGCTCCGGCAGACGTTGGTATCGAGTATCGATCGTCGCTTTTTCTGGAACGTGCGCTGGAAAAATCGTCGATGAGCGCAAACTACATCAAGGCTGGACAATAGGGCAGACGTATGGCCAGAAAATCCTACCAGGAGAAACTCGCGGAACTCCGTGAGGACACCCTCTACATGAGCGAGGTCGTGATGGAACGACTTCGGATGGGTCTCGACGCGCTGGAGCAGAAAGACGAAGAACTCGCACGCGAGGTGATCGCGGGTGACGACGAAATCAATCAGATGTACCTCGACCTCGAACAGGAGTGTATCGACCTGCTGGCGCTTCAACAGCCCGTCGCGAGCGACCTCCGGTTCATCGCCGCCTCGTTCAAGATCATCACCGACCTGGAGCGGATCGGCGACCTCGCCACCAATCTCGGCGAGTACACGCTCGACTCCCAGCGTAACCTCTTCCCCGACGTCGACGTCCAGGAGATGGGGGACCTGACCCTCGAGATGATCGAGGACGCGATGGACGCGTACGATACCGAGGACACCGAGGCCTGTCGCGAAATCGCCGAGCGCGACGACGCCCTCGATCAGTTCGCCGAGCGCGCGAGCGGAATCGTCGTCCGGGACCTCATCGAGCGTGAACTCGAATCACCGGACGAGGTCGAACGACTCCTGCAGGACGTCTCGCGGCTCCTGTTGACGATCCGTGACCTGGAACGCGTGGGCGATCACTCCGTCAACATCGCCGCACGGACGCTCTACATGGTCGAGAACGACGACGAACTCATCTACTGATTCCCTCGACCGTCGGTCGTCTCCGGAGCGGGTCGTTCGCGGGTGCCAAACGCGTCGACGACGATCGCGAGGACCGCGACCGTCGATCCCGGTGCAGCGTGCCGTTCCCGTTCGAGACGCTGCTCGCTGCACAGCGAACGGCCACGGCTGGACCGAAGCACCTGTTCTCACAGGGTGTCGCGATCCAGCGAGCGTTCTCCGGGGCCACGCTGCGTGCGCTCGAAGGACAGGTCGCAGTCCAGCGTCTGGGACTCGAAGCCGTCCGTGCGACCACTCGCGCAACCCGTCAGGCAGTTGGCGATCCGACGGGGACGGAGATGGAGATGGAGATGGAGACCGGACGGACTCCCGAGCGAGCGCGATCGGAATCCATCGAATCTACGATATCGGATCTGTACGCGGCCCACTCGAAACTGCTGGACGCCTTCGAACGAGAACTCGAGGACGGTATCGACGCCGTCGACGAGTGTACCGACGCACAGGTCGACACACTCGCGGCTGGCACCGCCCTGCTGCTGGCCGTCGATCGAAGACTCGGCGACGAGGCGGCGTCGGACGTCGATTTCCGGGCCCTCGAACAGTACCTCGATCGAACCCGGTCCGTGGACGAGCGACTCGACGAGCGATTCGAGTTACGCCGTCACGAGCCGACTGCAGTACTCTCGGCGCAACTCGAACAACTCGAGTAACTCGAACGGCACCTGCAGTAGGACGTCGGGACCGCGCAACGCAAGCGCGATCGACCGGTACCGTACCGTTTGCCGCGTGTGATCCGTCGGCGCTCGTTATTATTCGGATTCGTTGTCGTCTTCGGACTCGTTGTCGTCCATGGTTTCGTTTCCGGTCTCGTTTCCGGTCTCGTTGCCGGTTTCGTTACCGTCTCCGCCCATGCCGCCGCCGCTTTCGACTTCGATCGTGCCGCGCATCGTGCTTTCGTGTGGTCGACAGACGTACTCGGCCATCTCGCTGGTGATCTCGTCGACCTCGAGGGTCTGGGTCTCGCCTTGCTCGCCCATCGTGTCGGTCGAGTAGTCGTCGACGACCTCGTCGTTCTCGTCGACGATTTCGAGGTTGTGCGTCTGGCCGTCGAGGTTCTCCCACGTGAAGCTGTAGGCTTCGCCCTCCTGGAGGACGAGCGTCGGGTTCTCCTGGTCGGCGATCTGGTCGGGTGCCTGGCCCTGCCAGGCCTGGACCTCGGCGCCGAGTTCGATCTCGTCGTCCGGGCTGATCGCCTCGCCGCCAGCTGCACCGTCTTCGGTTTCGTTCCCGTCTCCGGTCTCGTTGCCGGTGCCGTTACCGTCCCCTCCGTTTTCACCTTCGCCGGGGCCACCGCCACCGCCGTCTGCACACCCTGCGACGAGCGTCGTTACTGCCGCGGTACCTGTGAACTGGAGCAGCCGTCGTCGGGAAAACTGGTCGTCACGTTCCATATACTCCTGTGAGGGTTCGATCCCGATAATCGATAACCCGTCACTTGCTTGTTAGTCAAAAGGGAGTATGCTCAGGACCATTGAGAGTCCAGCCTACGTTACAGGTTATCGACGGTTCCAGATTCGTTTCCGCCGAGCCTGAACGTGTGCTGTCCGCGTGAACAGGTCGCTTCCTATTCGTTTCCGTGACCGTGCGGACGTTCAGGGACACACGTCAGTAGCTGGGCCGTGTCGACGACGTTTCGCGTCTCGAGCAGGATTTCGGCGGCCTCGCGCACCGTGAACTCTGCGTCGAGGGCGACGCCGTGACACCGCGTGTAACACTCGAGCCACGAGTTCATCGCGTCCTCCAGCGCGGCGAGTTCGGCCTCGGCGAACGGAACCATCCGGCCGCCGGTCCGTGCCTCGACGTAGAGCCAGATGGCCTGGCCAGCGCCCTCCCGGAGGTACTCGATCGCATCGTCGGCTGTCGCGGTGTACGGATCGACGGCCGCCCGATCGCGCTCGGCCTGGCGGGCGAGCGCGGCGATTCGTGACCCGTAGCGACTCACGGTTAGCCCTCGCGATACTCGACGCCTTTTCCGCCGCGGGGATGTTCCCACTCGGTGTCGGCGACGATCGCGCACGTGCCACACTCGACGCAAGGCTGAGTGTCGAGGCTGACGACGGTCTCTTCGGTCCCGTTTCGTTTCACCTCCTCCGATCGGTAACAGCCGCCGCCGTAGTCTTCGGCGCTGACCGGACAGGCATAGACGGCAGCCCCGCTGGCCTCGAACGACTCGTCGGCGAGTTCGATGTGTGGGTTGCCGACGTCCGTGTCGTAGGTGAGGTCGCCGATGCGTTCCTCGAGCGACGGCGGTTCGATCTCGTTGTCCCAGTACACCGTCTTGCCGTGTTGCTCGCCGATGATCGCCGGCAGCGTAACGTAGCCGGTTCGCGTGTCCGGCAACATCGACACCATGAACGGCGAGTTGTAGGCTCGCTCGAGGACCCGTTTCGCGATCGGGTTGCCGATCGCGACGGAACCGATCGGCGACTTCAGCACCGTCTCGACGACGCTGGTGACGGCGTCGCGCTCGCCGACGGTCCGGGCGAGGTCGTACCGTCGGGGTCGGAGTTTGTCCATCGTCCCCGAGTCCTCGAGCATCTGGGCGTAGCGCCGACCGGCAGCGGCCGGATCGGCGTTGCCCCGCGTCGTCGCGAAGGCGTCGGCCGCGAGCGCGCCCGCGGTGACGGCGTGGTTCATCCCCTTGATGATCGGTCCCTGCGCCTGCATCTGGCCGGCGGCGTCGCCCACGAGCACGAGCCGATCCTGGTACGGTTCGGGGTGGGCGACCTTCTTCGAGTCCGGCACGAGTTTGGCGGCGTACTCCCGTTCGTGGTACTCGTCGCCGAGCCACTGGGCGAGCAACGGATGGGTCAGCAGGGCGTCCAGCAACTGGTGGGGTTCGGCCCGCTGTTCGACGAGACTGTCGAGGTGGAAGACGGTCCCGATCGACAGCGAGTCCTCGTTGGTGTAGAGGAAGCCGCCGCCGCGGACGTCCTCGAAGAGGTCACCCGAGAACAGGTGGGCGACGCCCTCGTCCGGGCCGATCGAGAACCGATCGTCGATCACGTCCGGTTCCACGTCGACGACGGCCTTGACGCCCTGGAACCACTCCTCGGGTTCCTCCCAGTCCATCAGGCCGGCGTCGCGGGCGAGTTCGGAGTTGACCCCGTCGGCGGCGACGATCAGGTCGGCTTCGATGGGATCGAGTTCGTCGCAGGTGACGCCGACGATCTCGTCGTCCTCGCGAAGGAGTCCGTTCACGCGAACGTTCGTCAGGACGCCACCGCCGGTCTCGCTCGTTTTCTCGTGGACCCGCTGCTCGAGCCACGAGTCCATCTTCCGTCGGAGAACCGCGTCACACCAGTCGGTGTCGTGCTCGTGGAGATCGGTCAGGTCGAACGTCGAGACCTCGTTGCCCGCGATGTTGTGGATCCGGTAGTCCGTGACGGGCCGCTCGGAAGCGGCCTCGCGGAACCCGTCGAAGAGGTCGTCGATCGTGTAGGCGGCCGACTCCTCGGCGTAAATCAATCCGCCCGAGACGTTCTTCGATCCCGCTTCGGTTCCACGTTCGAGGACGAGCGTCTCGACCCCGTGGTCGGCCAGTCGTGCTGCGGCCGCGGCCCCGCCGGGACCACAGCCGACGACGATCGCTTCGTAGTGTTCGTGCTCGGTCATCAGTCCTCACCTCCGTCCGTGACGGCCGGTACCTCGATCTCCCCGGATTTGGCTGCCTCGGTGAGTTTGGGCAACACCTCGAAGAGATCGCCCTCGACGAAGTAGTCGCTGAAGTCCCTGATCCGCGCGTCGGGATCGGTGTTGATCGCGACGATGGTGTCGGACTCGTCCATGCCGACCTTGTGCTGGACCGCGCCGGAGACGCCGGCCGCGACGTAGAGGTCTGGCGCGACGACCTGTCCGGTCTCGCCGATCTGGCGTTCCTCCTTCGAGTACTCCTCGACGTGGCCCTCGAACTCGTAGGAGGAGGTCACGATACCGCGGGTGATGCCGAGTTCGGCGTCCTCGAAGGCGTCGACGAGGTCGAGTCCGAGTTCCATCCCGTGCGTTGGATCGTCGGCGATGCCGCGACCGAGACAGACGATCACTTCGTGCCCGGTGAGGTCGATCCCGGCCTCCAGCTGGTCGCACTCCGTGATCTCGACCGCGAACCACTCGTCGTCCAGTTCCATCTCGTGTTCGACGACGAGCCCCTCCCGATCGTAATCGGGCTCCATCGGCTCGAAGCTGCCGGGAATGACCGACGCACCCTGCGGG
The nucleotide sequence above comes from Halosolutus halophilus. Encoded proteins:
- the phoU gene encoding phosphate signaling complex protein PhoU — encoded protein: MARKSYQEKLAELREDTLYMSEVVMERLRMGLDALEQKDEELAREVIAGDDEINQMYLDLEQECIDLLALQQPVASDLRFIAASFKIITDLERIGDLATNLGEYTLDSQRNLFPDVDVQEMGDLTLEMIEDAMDAYDTEDTEACREIAERDDALDQFAERASGIVVRDLIERELESPDEVERLLQDVSRLLLTIRDLERVGDHSVNIAARTLYMVENDDELIY
- a CDS encoding cupredoxin domain-containing protein, whose amino-acid sequence is MERDDQFSRRRLLQFTGTAAVTTLVAGCADGGGGGPGEGENGGDGNGTGNETGDGNETEDGAAGGEAISPDDEIELGAEVQAWQGQAPDQIADQENPTLVLQEGEAYSFTWENLDGQTHNLEIVDENDEVVDDYSTDTMGEQGETQTLEVDEITSEMAEYVCRPHESTMRGTIEVESGGGMGGDGNETGNETGNETGNETMDDNESEDDNESE
- a CDS encoding FAD-dependent monooxygenase; its protein translation is MTEHEHYEAIVVGCGPGGAAAAARLADHGVETLVLERGTEAGSKNVSGGLIYAEESAAYTIDDLFDGFREAASERPVTDYRIHNIAGNEVSTFDLTDLHEHDTDWCDAVLRRKMDSWLEQRVHEKTSETGGGVLTNVRVNGLLREDDEIVGVTCDELDPIEADLIVAADGVNSELARDAGLMDWEEPEEWFQGVKAVVDVEPDVIDDRFSIGPDEGVAHLFSGDLFEDVRGGGFLYTNEDSLSIGTVFHLDSLVEQRAEPHQLLDALLTHPLLAQWLGDEYHEREYAAKLVPDSKKVAHPEPYQDRLVLVGDAAGQMQAQGPIIKGMNHAVTAGALAADAFATTRGNADPAAAGRRYAQMLEDSGTMDKLRPRRYDLARTVGERDAVTSVVETVLKSPIGSVAIGNPIAKRVLERAYNSPFMVSMLPDTRTGYVTLPAIIGEQHGKTVYWDNEIEPPSLEERIGDLTYDTDVGNPHIELADESFEASGAAVYACPVSAEDYGGGCYRSEEVKRNGTEETVVSLDTQPCVECGTCAIVADTEWEHPRGGKGVEYREG